agggcaagaagatggcgttgagagatggtggaagacTAATCCCCCGCCTGAGGGCAAGGTTGTGAGAGTGTATGCGGATGGTGTCTATGATCTCTTCCACTTTGGGTACGTTTTTGAAGTATTCGCCGTCTGTATGATGAACATGGACTCATGTTACTCTTTTTTAGCCATGCCTTGCAACTTCGCCAAGCCAaactttcctttccccaaGTTCATCTCATGGTTGGCGTTTGCTCTGATGTTCTCTGTGCGCAGCACAAGTCTGCCCCAGCCATGACCCACGCCGAGCGTTGTGAAGCAGTCAGGCATTGTCGATGGGCGGATGAAGTTATTCCTGACGCGCCATGGGTTGTTGATCAAGCGTTTTTGGATAAGCACCAGATCGACTATATCGCGCATGACGAGGAAGTTTACCCTAGCAAAGATCACGAAGACGTCTATGCATttgcaaagaagaagggtgagtTAAAAATTCCCGCTGCTCCTCATATACGCTCCCGCTGACATTGCAAAAGGCCGCTTTGTTCCTACTCGCCGAACACCTGCCATCTCCACGTCCGACCTTCTCGAGCGTATTGTCCGAGGCTACAGAGATGGTTTCTTCGATTCTAAACTCGAAAAGAACGGTCACCCTGAACTGTTGGCTGCGGATGTCGATTGGGACTCTAGTGCATCAGTGGAGAAgcgagaaaagagaaaggcgGCGCATCACCACAAAGTGAAAAAGTAgcatcgaaaaaaaaaaaaaaaaagtgtcTCTGATGTTTTCGGTCAGATCTCATTTAGGATCTTTTTAGTTTGGATGTATTCCCGGGTCGTATTGTTaacaaaaaaacaaaaaaaaaaaactgTGCATACTGCCTACATCATCCCCCTGCTTTAAGTCTTTCCGCTTCTTTCTGGGCATTCGCTGTACTACTCGCTATCGTTACCTCTGCGACATTAGGATCGGCAGGCTCCCACGTCCCAACAGTACCTTTTATCTTATCCGTCTTTTCGCCTAGCAATAGCTTTTGAATCTTGGAACCTTTGccccttttctcctttgtctctccttcctcggATACcatatccttctcctccttctttccccccttttccctcttgccctcgtctttcttcttatccttcttcccgtCATCGTCCTCAAGACCGTCAAGACCGGTAAGAggcatctttctcttttccaactcctttctcaacattcccttctccttatccctcttctttccccacttttcaaactcttcctttcctgcCCTTTCTGCCCTGTCCTTGTCCGCCTTGTCCTCCTTTCCAACTCTCTTACTCGTCTCTTCTGGTTTCTCGTCTTTACGTTTCCGCAATTCACGCTCCACCCATGTGGGTAGTAGCTTGTTCGAATCCCCACTCGACCCCCCCGATacagtagtagtagtagtcGTCGACTCGATAGTATATACACATTTGAGAAAATGGCCTACAAGAATGATGATCAAGAGAATGATAAACGCAATCACGACGAGTGAAAGAATGAGTCTAGGTTTTTGGGGGGAATACCAACTGGGCTGAAACTCGCGAAGAGCGAGCACATGTCGATGAGCCATCATCCGAGCTTGCTATTTTCGTTAGCCTATTACTcgggaagaaaaaaaaaaaaacagtGTTTCAAAGTCTTTATACTTGCATTTGACAGGGACAGACGGTCTCACCGAAAGAGACGGTACGCGCATCCATCGGCGAAACCTTTCATCCCATATCCATTCCAGCGGTGGTGGTCGTCTCGGTACTGCACTCTGACCCGTAGAttgctcctccaccacccgACTTTGCCCTCCCCAACCGCCCATCcccgccccctcccccccaTCCTTTACCCAACCCCACACCCACCCCCCCACTTCAGGATAAACACCCCCCAAAAGGACACTCCCCCCCGCGAGACATACAAGGCTGGTGGTCACCAACAGATCGTTCGTTGTTaatgggaagaggatatCGGGGGGCCGTGCGccgagggagaagaggaggagggggatgatagggaggagggcgaggaggatgatggggCCGGGAAGGATGGTGGGGGTTAGTGTGGATAGGGAGGCGGGTTCGTGCGGGTGGGCGGCGGGGAGAAGTGGATGGGCCTGCATGTTTCTTGTTTCCGAGGTTAATTTCAGTTTTAGCAAGGTCAAAAGGGTTGATGTGTTGATAGATGGGATATTTGGTTTTGAGTTGAgagggggggggggagggtgGCAAAAGATGAATTTCAAAGGATTTTATCTGAATTGTCAAAGGATATTATCGTGAAAAAGGGAGGGGGATAAGAAACTTGATATGCATGATTCTTGAATGGTTgtaaaagaaaaaaacaaTGTAAATGAGGAGattttttaaaaaaaatcaTTGGTTAAATGCTTGCCAACTATTATCACATTGAATCTCATCAGCACTGTTTTTTTGTTTGGGTTGctaaagaaaagaaaaaaaaaaaaacttgCGCTTCGCTCAGCACTCCAAATGCACCATTCGCCAGCATCCTCTGCTCCACTGTTGTGTTTTGCGTATTCAACTAACTTTCCATGAGCATCACGCATCACGCATTCGCTTTTGAGAAATCACTTACCTTGTCGGGGTGTAACCTCGCAACCACCTTCATATACTTGATCTTCACTTGCTTATCCGTAACCAGCTCATGCATCCCTACTCTCAACCCCCCCTCTTTTACAATATCATCCCAAAGCACTGTATCGAGACTAGCGATGAGCGCGCGCAAGTTGGTTTCCTTGCCGCTTTTCCAGTTGGTGATCTTTGCGTCGACGGTATCCTTGTGCTTGAGTCgggcttcttcctctgcctcgAGCGCTTGAGCGGCTTTGCGGAGGTCGGCGACGGCTGCTGAGCGGTTGACATCTGCGGTGGTGGCGGGTGTGGCGGTGGGTGTGGGTGTggcaggagcaggagcaaCCTTGCCActttccatcatctttcttgcCCGCCTCGCACCTTCCACCGCCATATTTCTCATCTTTGCAACCGCACCCGCACCCGCACCCGCACCCGCACCCGCGCCCAAAAGCACAGCCAAATCCAACCCCATCACCCGCTCCCAATCCTCCAATGCCGCTTTCCACTTTTCGCCCACCTCCCACGCTTGCGCTCTCTTGACCAGTGCTTTGGAAAGCCCGTCGCCGAGCTTGATCTCGGCGTACTCTGCGGGTAGAGACGCTTCCTTGCCCGGGTGGTAGGCGATACCGACCAGGTCGATCACAGCCGTGCAATCTGCCGCTGCATTCACAGAGTCGCCCAGCTTGAGCCGGGTGGTCGCGCggttgttgaggagggggatgaggaagaggttgcCTGCTGGGAGAGCGGCAATGGCGGAGGAGTAGGATGATTCGGCTTCGGTGAAGCGACCGAGTTTGAAATGGTCGTTTCCTTTTGTCTTGTGGGCGGCTGACGACTCGAGTTGTTGGGCGGTGGCGGGGATGAGGGGTCGGGCGGGTAGAGGCGTGGGTTTGGGTTGGGGTTTGGGCGACGGTGAAGGTCGGGAGATGGTGGGTTGGGAGACGGCGGGAGAACGAGAGACGGCGGATGATGGTCGGGATGGTGCTTGTCTTGGTCTCTGCGAGATTGACGGGGGGACAGTCTGCCTGCTATCTTGCTCATCGTCACCATCCCTAAACCCTCCCATTCTCTCATCCCCCCACCCTTCATCCTGCATCCACTTTGGCCTTgcctccctcttcttaTCCTCCCCCCTTTCCGCAGCCTCAAGCACCTTTCTCTGCACTTCATACACCTTTATAGCCCTTTCTTTGCTGGTGTTCCAGAACAATGTAGCCTTGTTAAACATACTCTGTCCAATCTCGGATGCTTGAGCAAGAATACGTTCTGCTTGTTCTTGGGCGTTgacggcggcggcggcggcatCTTGCTCTTGTTGCTCTGTCGTACGTGGTTTGACAGACTCACGAGACGGGCCTGCACGCCGTCTACGCcgtctttctttttcggCCGCTTGGCGTTTACGTTGGTCGTACTCTACGTCGTGCACTTCAGGCGTTGATCCGCTGGGTCCGGCACCaccgagaagaaggtctAGCGCTTCCTGGACGTCGACACCAGTCGACGTTTTTGCGAGCGCCTGTCGAGCTTGCGCAGGCGCAAAGCCCATTTCGACGATTTGGCCGACAATATGGGGTGGAGGAGACAATACGCGGCTCGTGCGTGGTTCTTGGGAAAGGGGCTAGACTAGGTGTTAGTGAGGACAGGCAAATCGTGCAGTGTGTGCATACCTGAGCGGGCCTGGGCGCCGGTTTGCCGAGCTCGCCAAGCAAGTCGTCTGCGGGATCACCAAGCAGGTCGTCTGCCGGATCGCCATCGCCAAAGTCAAAGGTTGACAGCGGGGTCCGTATCCCTGATGTCTCTCCGCTCTTGGTCGCTAGGGACGCCGTGGCGGAACCATTCAGTGTATTCTCAAAGGTGTCAAAGTCGAACGGGTCGGCGGGCGCAGCTGCTGCCGGCGGGGGGGGCGCAGGAGAGTGGGCGTGGGACGGGGGCTGGGATGCTGGCTGCGAGCTTGCGGATAAGAGGTCGCTGTCGCCATACGTTGTCGTCGTGCTGCGGCTGCCGAGGCTGTCCCAGAACGCGCCGTCCGCTGCAAACTGCGCCCTCTGCGCCTCGTCCTTCCTGCGCTTCTCCTGCGCGATCGCCGCCTGCTTCTCGGCCATGGTCATGTGCCTCCCCTGCTCGGCGCGCGCGGCGGGGACGGCGATCAGGCTGGAGAAGGCGTCGCTGTGTGctgtggctgctgctgcggGCTTGGCGGGGGGCgcgggggagggggagggggagtAGCTCacggcgggggcggggcGGGCGAGCAGCTCGAACGCCGGCTGCGGCTTCTGCGGGGGGGCCGGCGGGGCGGCGGACCAGCTGAGGTCGAGGAGGTCGTCCATCGGGGGGAGCGGGGGGAGCAGGGGGAGTAGCGGGGGAGTGACGGGATTCAGAGTGAGTGATGAACAGAGTGACGCGGCTACACGGACCACGCTGCCAGGCACGCCACTATTCACTTCTACTTGTACTTATACTTATACTCCTACTTATACTTCTACGTATACTCCTACTTACACTTCTACTTACACTTTTACTTGTACAGACTTGCCATGCAGTACATGCAATACATACTCGACTCTACCAACTTGTCCGTCCTATGCAACTCTAGCTCTCTACTCATCGCCAAAACCACCCTACTCGCCAAAGAAAACCACCCTGGGCAAGCATTAGCCCAACTCTCCACACCATACAGCCACACTCACGTAACAGTGATATCATCCCTCATCCACCTCGACACCTTGCCGCTGAGACTCACCAACTCGCCGCGAGTCTTCACGTCGCCGCCCGCCAGACTGTTCCTGATCAGATGCGTCGCCGCATTCTCGTCGCCTTCGTATACCCAGGTATCACTTGCCGCCTCGCCCGTCGGTGCAGGAAGGTCTTGTGCGGGGTATGGACGTTCCGCGCCGGGTGGCGGTGGCGCGAGCGGGAAACGCTTAGGGAGCGCTGATTTAGGAAGTGGGGTGTGGGACGGGTGGGCGAGGTAGGAAGCGAGAAGCAGCGTCGATTCTTCCGACGTTATCCTGTCCCATACTGACTGCATATCAGCTTTTTCACATGCGACCATTCAATCAGACTTACATCCGTCGGTAGCAAGCACGACGAACCGCAGTTTCTCCCCAGTGTGCGGGTTGAGTTTGCGAAAAGTCACTTCAGGCCGCGCAGTCACATACGGAGGGGTATAGTTCCAAGGCCGACCTGAACGAGGCTTTTCACCTTGTGCCCGGAAAGCGTCCGCGATCCTCCAAACATATCAGCCCGCCAATTTATATTAGAATACatataaaaaaaaaacctaCTGAGCAGCTTGGGCATTTGTCCACTTGTAAACGGCATCACCAAATGCGCGAGTTGGCTGCAGACCGCCTTGGACACGGCCGTTCCGGATGACTGTATCCCGCTCTGACGCCGGGTGTTCGCTTCTCATCCTATCTGTATATTAGTAAATGGCagaaacaaaaaaaaaaccccAATTTTTTACCTCTCAATCTCTCGAGGATTATCGCCCATCTGATCCTCACTCAAAACATCACATCTCcatttcccatccttcccctcccatCCAGCGACGGCGCGACAGTCGCCGGTAACTGCTACGTAGAGATCATCGTTTTCCGAATCAACAAGTGTGCTGATCGCACAGGCACCAGCAGCCGCTGGTTGAGCGAGGGCTACCAGTGTCTCGCGAGGAGTAGGCGACGacgtggatgatggtggttgggaggagagggtggGCAGGAGCTTGAGCGGCGTTTGGCAAATGCTGTCGTCCAGTTGCACAAACCTGTCATTATATATTTTTTGT
The nucleotide sequence above comes from Cryptococcus neoformans var. grubii H99 chromosome 1, complete sequence. Encoded proteins:
- a CDS encoding UBA/TS-N domain-containing protein produces the protein MDDLLDLSWSAAPPAPPQKPQPAFELLARPAPAVSYSPSPSPAPPAKPAAAATAHSDAFSSLIAVPAARAEQGRHMTMAEKQAAIAQEKRRKDEAQRAQFAADGAFWDSLGSRSTTTTYGDSDLLSASSQPASQPPSHAHSPAPPPPAAAAPADPFDFDTFENTLNGSATASLATKSGETSGIRTPLSTFDFGDGDPADDLLGDPADDLLGELGKPAPRPAQPLSQEPRTSRVLSPPPHIVGQIVEMGFAPAQARQALAKTSTGVDVQEALDLLLGGAGPSGSTPEVHDVEYDQRKRQAAEKERRRRRRAGPSRESVKPRTTEQQEQDAAAAAVNAQEQAERILAQASEIGQSMFNKATLFWNTSKERAIKVYEVQRKVLEAAERGEDKKREARPKWMQDEGWGDERMGGFRDGDDEQDSRQTVPPSISQRPRQAPSRPSSAVSRSPAVSQPTISRPSPSPKPQPKPTPLPARPLIPATAQQLESSAAHKTKGNDHFKLGRFTEAESSYSSAIAALPAGNLFLIPLLNNRATTRLKLGDSVNAAADCTAVIDLVGIAYHPGKEASLPAEYAEIKLGDGLSKALVKRAQAWEVGEKWKAALEDWERVMGLDLAVLLGAGAGAGAGAGAVAKMRNMAVEGARRARKMMESGKVAPAPATPTPTATPATTADVNRSAAVADLRKAAQALEAEEEARLKHKDTVDAKITNWKSGKETNLRALIASLDTVLWDDIVKEGGLRVGMHELVTDKQVKIKYMKVVARLHPDKLNTQNTTVEQRMLANGAFGVLSEAWQAFNQ
- a CDS encoding type 2C protein Phosphatase codes for the protein MLSRHHSRLAAVSLTRPATRSPLSSLHARSYSTPSSSSSGSPPRVKTTAFLSITLLTCAYLLYRYESEPESGSGPGSRSGKLLPSRKPTFQLSIRTGRGGVQTYEFERKPDDQVERELRAHEISRRIERKGNPVVRWDNNWLGSNEPCEDRWATDLVSRGGDGDGDGEQRAVGGRIREAVRFWTRWYRGDSIGPESTLSNDNDNDDEETARGKRDLMLFSIMDGHAGDATSSLLQKSLHPTISDALAGLQRGNVPHRHTVWEQWAGYLSPWYWLATDKVWTPENVSKTIQNAFVQLDDSICQTPLKLLPTLSSQPPSSTSSPTPRETLVALAQPAAAGACAISTLVDSENDDLYVAVTGDCRAVAGWEGKDGKWRCDVLSEDQMGDNPREIERMRSEHPASERDTVIRNGRVQGGLQPTRAFGDAVYKWTNAQAAQIADAFRAQGEKPRSGRPWNYTPPYVTARPEVTFRKLNPHTGEKLRFVVLATDGLWDRITSEESTLLLASYLAHPSHTPLPKSALPKRFPLAPPPPGAERPYPAQDLPAPTGEAASDTWVYEGDENAATHLIRNSLAGGDVKTRGELVSLSGKVSRWMRDDITVTVVFFGE